The Brasilonema sennae CENA114 genome includes a region encoding these proteins:
- a CDS encoding tetratricopeptide repeat protein, producing MNELPPETQNWHGRIEELAQMQEWLQADNVRLIGITGTGGYGKSSLVAKIFATAQSFEKQVWATFSQNYPFAVWGRWLLEKLGKATPEKEADLLTAVCNNLRTGRYLLVLDNLETLLEANGEWHDKTYYDFLLRWLSSHTETVILVTSREQPQLPPNTLNYCRWLPLKGLSTDAGVALLEDLDIQGADAEIREFVKRADGHPLLIKLVAGVLHADEGDVVDISALRQNIFEILGLHRYDSEASIGKILDASIARLTPKLQQLLFNLSVYRPAFNATAAAALLPEQEVTQADLRGLAKRSLLQENKLESGWVFEFQPLILAYLKQQAGDLTEVHERAIAYYQSIATESWHTIEDITPQLEIFYHLCELKQYRQANNILYFCHNFLDLRGYYTTIIELSSRLEKEWQPSNQDENSEFAYVLTSLGNAYQFLGQYQIAIDYHHQSLAIFLEIGDRKGEAISLNNLGNAYNFLGQYQIAIDYHHQSLAIKLEIGDRTREGGSLCNLGNAYRSLGQYQQAIDYYQQALIVLGETGQREFRANSLAGLGNAYNSLGQYQIAIDYSQQSLAIFIEISARRSETASLNDFGKAYNSLGQYQKAIDYHQQSLAISLEIGDRKGEATSLNNLGNAYRSLGQYQQAIDYYQQALIVLRETNHHDFRANSLTGLGSTYYSLGQYQQAIDYYQQSLAISLEIGDRKGEAASLNNLGCAYQSLGQYQKAINFYQQSLAIKREIGDRNGEAASLTNLGCAYQSLGQYQKAIDYHQQSLAIEREIGDRKGEAISLGNLGNTYICLREYQQVIDCYQQLLTIQREMGDRNGEAKSLQNLAQLYHLTGRIKEGYAAGIQATQIQQELELPIEAWAIPKWQKSIAKFALRGKLQLGLCFLAGLFAFPFALVFIVSVMLWRVGKSQLLRR from the coding sequence ATCAACGAATTACCCCCTGAAACCCAGAATTGGCACGGGCGGATAGAGGAACTTGCCCAAATGCAAGAATGGTTGCAAGCGGATAACGTGCGTTTAATTGGCATTACCGGGACTGGTGGTTATGGCAAATCTTCCCTGGTTGCAAAAATCTTTGCAACTGCACAAAGCTTTGAAAAGCAAGTTTGGGCAACTTTTAGCCAAAATTACCCCTTTGCGGTTTGGGGACGCTGGTTATTGGAAAAGTTAGGCAAAGCAACACCTGAAAAAGAAGCAGATTTATTAACTGCAGTTTGTAATAATTTGCGAACAGGGCGCTATTTGCTGGTATTGGATAACTTAGAAACTCTGCTAGAGGCAAACGGAGAATGGCATGATAAAACTTACTATGACTTCTTGCTGCGGTGGTTGAGTAGCCACACTGAGACTGTTATTTTAGTAACTAGCCGCGAACAACCTCAACTACCGCCTAATACCCTGAATTACTGCCGTTGGTTGCCATTGAAAGGACTTTCAACCGATGCTGGGGTAGCACTGCTAGAAGATTTAGATATTCAAGGTGCTGATGCAGAAATCAGAGAATTTGTCAAGCGAGCGGATGGACATCCTTTATTAATCAAGCTGGTGGCTGGAGTATTGCACGCTGATGAAGGAGATGTGGTTGATATCAGCGCTTTGAGACAAAATATCTTTGAGATTTTGGGGTTACATCGATACGACTCAGAAGCGAGTATTGGTAAGATTCTTGATGCCAGTATTGCCCGGTTAACGCCAAAGTTACAACAACTATTATTTAATTTAAGCGTATATCGCCCCGCTTTTAACGCCACAGCCGCAGCCGCACTTTTACCAGAACAAGAAGTCACACAAGCGGATTTGCGGGGATTGGCTAAAAGATCGCTTTTGCAAGAAAACAAACTAGAAAGCGGTTGGGTATTTGAGTTTCAGCCGTTAATTTTGGCTTATCTGAAACAGCAAGCGGGTGATTTAACCGAAGTACATGAAAGAGCGATCGCCTACTATCAATCTATCGCTACAGAATCTTGGCACACGATAGAAGATATCACACCACAACTAGAAATTTTTTATCACCTGTGTGAACTTAAGCAATATCGACAAGCTAATAACATTCTTTATTTCTGCCACAATTTTTTGGATTTGAGAGGATATTACACTACCATTATTGAATTATCTAGCCGACTAGAAAAGGAATGGCAACCAAGTAACCAAGATGAAAATAGTGAATTTGCATATGTTCTCACATCTTTGGGTAATGCTTACCAATTTTTGGGACAATACCAAATTGCGATTGATTACCATCATCAGTCACTGGCTATTTTTCTTGAGATAGGCGATCGCAAAGGTGAAGCTATTTCTCTAAATAATTTGGGCAATGCTTACAATTTCTTGGGACAATACCAAATTGCGATTGATTACCATCATCAGTCACTGGCTATTAAACTTGAGATAGGCGATCGCACACGTGAAGGTGGCTCACTATGCAATCTAGGAAATGCTTACCGTTCCTTGGGACAATACCAACAGGCAATTGATTACTATCAGCAAGCATTAATAGTTTTAGGAGAAACTGGTCAGCGTGAATTTCGAGCCAATTCTCTAGCTGGTTTGGGCAATGCTTACAATTCCTTGGGACAGTACCAAATTGCGATTGATTACTCTCAGCAGTCACTGGCTATCTTTATTGAGATAAGCGCTCGTAGAAGTGAAACTGCTTCTCTAAATGATTTTGGCAAAGCTTACAATTCCTTGGGACAATACCAAAAGGCGATTGATTACCATCAGCAGTCACTGGCTATTTCTCTTGAGATAGGCGATCGTAAAGGTGAAGCTACTTCTCTAAATAATTTGGGCAATGCTTACCGTTCCTTGGGACAATACCAACAGGCTATTGATTACTATCAACAAGCATTGATAGTTTTACGAGAAACTAATCATCATGATTTTCGAGCCAATTCTCTAACTGGTTTGGGTAGTACTTACTATTCGTTAGGACAATACCAACAGGCGATTGATTACTATCAGCAGTCACTTGCTATTTCTCTTGAGATAGGCGATCGCAAAGGTGAAGCTGCTTCTCTAAATAATTTGGGCTGTGCTTACCAATCTTTGGGACAATACCAAAAAGCGATTAATTTCTATCAGCAGTCACTGGCTATTAAACGAGAGATAGGCGATCGCAATGGTGAAGCTGCTTCTTTGACTAATTTGGGCTGTGCTTACCAATCTTTGGGACAATACCAAAAGGCGATTGATTACCATCAGCAGTCACTTGCTATTGAACGTGAGATAGGCGATCGCAAAGGTGAAGCTATTTCTCTAGGTAATTTGGGCAATACTTACATTTGTTTGAGAGAATATCAACAAGTAATTGACTGTTATCAGCAATTATTAACGATCCAACGTGAGATGGGCGATCGCAATGGTGAAGCCAAATCACTTCAAAATCTTGCTCAGCTTTATCATTTAACAGGCAGAATTAAGGAAGGTTACGCAGCTGGTATTCAAGCTACTCAAATTCAACAAGAACTAGAACTTCCTATTGAAGCTTGGGCTATACCAAAATGGCAAAAGTCAATTGCTAAATTTGCTCTACGTGGTAAATTACAGTTGGGTTTATGTTTTCTGGCGGGGTTATTCGCTTTCCCCTTTGCCCTAGTTTTCATTGTGTCGGTGATGTTGTGGCGCGTGGGAAAATCTCAATTACTGCGGCGTTGA